The uncultured Desulfobulbus sp. genome window below encodes:
- a CDS encoding AMIN domain-containing protein, whose product MNTKIFAHLSRSLLILLCMLGMTLAAETPRLQQISHSVLSSVSEQVVLKLNGSYSPKAFTLKGQSPRLVFDFADMTQARQVKNLTQLTGPFLKSIRVGMHTGTAAKTRIVFDLKTLDNLSYHQSFNQANSTLTVRFTTKKTVAPSPAPAAATSTVEKLEKPITPSAVPSSIVQKPHSKTERAPIPSEQSSVSPKPVKRAKDSSSAQAQVKIPKPEPAAPPKVEQKVATAQTTKTQEPEIPSQKARVQADTKPLPPPNKPAKEVKQTNKKLQTAVQPKPESLLAPPKRELLSVKFDPASPKGEMVMFKLNGFYPPSVHGVEEGIPRVICDFNKTTLTAETKKRILTDGKYVKALRISTTKKPEKVRVVIDLEPNHSYDLQQVFFKDDNLFVIIVNILKK is encoded by the coding sequence ATGAACACTAAGATATTCGCACATCTTTCACGGTCTTTACTGATCCTGCTTTGTATGCTCGGCATGACCCTAGCTGCTGAAACGCCTCGGCTTCAGCAAATCAGCCACAGCGTCCTCTCTTCAGTAAGTGAGCAGGTCGTACTCAAGCTCAATGGGTCCTATAGTCCAAAAGCCTTCACATTAAAAGGCCAATCGCCACGGTTAGTCTTTGATTTTGCCGATATGACCCAGGCCCGGCAGGTTAAAAACCTGACGCAATTAACCGGCCCGTTTCTTAAATCGATTCGGGTAGGTATGCACACAGGAACCGCTGCAAAAACGCGTATTGTTTTTGATCTGAAAACACTGGATAACCTGAGTTATCATCAGAGTTTCAACCAAGCAAACTCAACTCTAACAGTCCGCTTTACAACGAAAAAAACCGTTGCGCCTTCTCCAGCACCTGCCGCAGCGACCTCGACTGTAGAAAAACTGGAAAAACCGATTACTCCATCGGCGGTCCCCTCAAGTATTGTTCAAAAGCCCCACTCGAAAACTGAGAGAGCGCCCATCCCTAGTGAACAGTCCTCAGTATCGCCCAAGCCTGTTAAGCGGGCCAAAGACTCCAGCTCAGCACAGGCTCAGGTAAAGATACCCAAGCCAGAGCCTGCTGCACCGCCAAAGGTGGAACAAAAAGTAGCAACTGCCCAAACAACAAAAACACAAGAGCCAGAAATCCCCTCACAAAAAGCCAGAGTTCAAGCAGACACAAAGCCCCTGCCTCCCCCCAATAAGCCGGCAAAAGAAGTCAAACAAACAAACAAGAAGCTCCAAACGGCTGTACAGCCAAAGCCTGAGTCTTTGTTGGCGCCACCCAAACGTGAACTTCTCTCTGTCAAGTTTGACCCGGCCTCTCCCAAGGGAGAGATGGTCATGTTTAAACTTAATGGATTTTACCCTCCCTCAGTACATGGAGTTGAAGAAGGGATCCCTCGTGTGATCTGTGACTTTAACAAGACCACACTCACTGCTGAGACCAAAAAACGTATTCTTACCGACGGGAAATATGTCAAGGCGCTGCGCATCAGCACCACCAAAAAACCGGAAAAGGTTCGGGTGGTCATTGATCTTGAGCCCAACCACAGCTATGACCTGCAACAAGTTTTTTTCAAGGATGACAACCTTTTTGTGATTATCGTCAATATCCTCAAAAAATAA
- a CDS encoding RNA methyltransferase, which yields MKVDVALVHHPVVNRIGETIGSAVTNLDLHDIARAGRTYGVGNYWVVTPFKEQQELAAQIVGHWQNGHGATVNPDRQNALSIIRICASIEEALAEATKNYGERPCVLATCAKKQANTRSFAAIRSMIAADKPVMLLFGTAWGLSPDVMEMVDGVLPPLCGPTPFNHLSVRSAASIMLDRLLGRPDDWEEEQN from the coding sequence ATGAAAGTTGATGTGGCACTGGTCCATCACCCGGTGGTGAACCGGATCGGAGAAACCATCGGTTCTGCGGTCACCAATCTGGATTTGCACGATATCGCCCGCGCAGGACGCACCTATGGCGTCGGCAACTACTGGGTCGTGACACCGTTTAAAGAGCAGCAGGAGTTGGCTGCGCAGATTGTCGGTCACTGGCAGAATGGTCACGGGGCCACAGTCAACCCGGACAGACAAAATGCCTTGTCGATTATTCGTATCTGCGCCTCCATTGAAGAAGCGCTGGCTGAGGCAACTAAAAATTACGGCGAGCGGCCGTGTGTTCTGGCAACCTGTGCAAAAAAGCAGGCCAACACGCGCTCGTTTGCAGCCATTCGGTCCATGATCGCTGCTGATAAGCCGGTGATGCTTCTGTTTGGCACTGCATGGGGACTGAGTCCCGATGTGATGGAGATGGTCGATGGTGTCTTGCCACCCCTGTGTGGGCCAACACCGTTTAACCACCTCTCGGTTCGTTCTGCCGCATCGATAATGCTGGATCGGTTGCTGGGACGTCCCGATGATTGGGAAGAGGAACAAAACTAA
- the rimM gene encoding ribosome maturation factor RimM (Essential for efficient processing of 16S rRNA) yields the protein MVEESSIAENHFVLVGTVTRPHGIKGELKVRPFSDQPDEFCRYTTLYLSATEQGEKKPYAVKQARVSGSQVIVRLEECQDRTLAEQLAGSQTWIPSDALPPLEADEFYLHTLIGKTIRTVAGQELGRATNVLSTSGQDLLVIRQAKKEYLIPIVKPFISSIDEQAVVLDLPEGLLEING from the coding sequence GTGGTCGAAGAGAGCAGCATCGCTGAAAACCACTTTGTGCTTGTGGGGACGGTCACCCGCCCCCATGGGATCAAAGGGGAACTCAAGGTTCGACCATTCTCAGATCAGCCTGACGAATTTTGTCGCTATACCACTCTCTATCTCTCTGCGACTGAGCAGGGAGAAAAGAAACCGTACGCGGTTAAACAGGCTCGCGTCAGTGGTTCTCAGGTTATTGTGCGTCTTGAAGAATGTCAGGATCGCACATTGGCCGAGCAGCTGGCAGGCAGCCAGACCTGGATACCAAGCGACGCGCTTCCGCCCCTGGAGGCGGACGAATTTTACCTGCACACGTTAATCGGTAAAACTATCAGAACCGTAGCGGGGCAGGAGCTGGGCAGAGCAACCAATGTCTTGAGTACCAGCGGCCAGGATCTTCTTGTTATTCGCCAGGCGAAAAAGGAGTACCTGATTCCGATTGTAAAACCGTTTATCAGCTCCATTGATGAGCAGGCGGTGGTGCTTGATCTGCCCGAGGGGCTGTTGGAAATCAACGGATAA
- the tmk gene encoding dTMP kinase, protein MKRGLFIAFEGIDGTGKSTQLPLLAAHLRLLGHSVVETREPTAGPYGQRIRALYTDRGQVSLEEELELFIKDREEHILNCIEPALGAGQIVLTDRYYFSTAAYQGAAGLDAQAIFRRHDFAPEPDRVILLTQTPAESVQRIQWGRGEELNDFEQLDQLEKVANLFASFSQNCIVRIPATDSIEQVQMAIRKAIVPLLADFGGAC, encoded by the coding sequence ATGAAACGAGGGCTCTTCATTGCCTTTGAAGGAATTGACGGTACGGGTAAATCAACGCAGCTGCCCCTGCTGGCCGCACATCTCCGTTTATTGGGGCATAGCGTGGTGGAAACACGTGAGCCCACTGCAGGCCCCTATGGGCAGCGAATACGTGCGCTTTATACCGATCGTGGTCAGGTAAGTCTGGAAGAGGAGCTGGAGCTTTTTATCAAGGATAGAGAAGAACATATCCTCAACTGTATTGAACCTGCTCTAGGGGCAGGGCAGATTGTCCTTACCGATCGTTACTACTTTTCTACTGCTGCCTACCAGGGCGCAGCGGGACTCGATGCGCAGGCGATATTCAGACGGCACGATTTTGCACCCGAACCAGATAGAGTGATACTTCTCACTCAGACCCCGGCGGAAAGTGTGCAGCGTATTCAGTGGGGGCGTGGTGAAGAGCTCAATGATTTTGAGCAGCTCGATCAGCTGGAAAAGGTCGCGAACCTGTTTGCCTCATTTTCCCAAAACTGTATTGTCAGAATTCCTGCAACTGACAGTATAGAGCAGGTGCAGATGGCAATTCGCAAGGCTATTGTACCATTGCTTGCAGATTTTGGAGGTGCATGTTGA
- a CDS encoding tetratricopeptide repeat protein has translation MLSLASGAKICKWIIIRGLLLLTAGCAGSPPPPAEPAPSSLTSAGQTIDRRCSSFNFLWARHAELLLRFDEALEYYQKALACDGEADTISEKIPILLLRLERTNEACTWLAQYLENHADKVGMRMLYAKVLQRQGKTAEAMGQYEIVSQQNPEDAAILLLLSEMYISAERPEAARSLLARVFEREPNSYLAHILTARMYLAEKNIDNAVRHYNKALARNWSAELQMELGQALIKAERYREAARLYKELIKKAPHNEPAYLALVQVYLLQKKEANALGELYRLREVAQEPQRVEITIARLYAKQKRYGKAILFLKRALRREELSEARYFLALLQVQQGQLDTALQNLRHIEPGDTEYEDGFFLQIRILREQDDLGQVRRLLKNAIEQGTMHNSELYIMLAALYQFEERDELSKKVLRQGMRAYPRDVSIRYEYGLLLENEGNHERAMEVMQEVIKIKPDHAAALNFIGYSWAEANQNLEQALGYILRAIQLNPDNGFIYDSLGWVYYRLGAFDKAIDALKKALELTPEDAPIHEHIGDVYQEGGQIKNALQAYSNALLYSKEEDPLEKERLRNKINALQEQESR, from the coding sequence ATGTTGAGCCTGGCCTCAGGTGCAAAAATATGCAAATGGATTATTATCAGGGGCCTGCTGCTCCTCACAGCAGGTTGTGCCGGCTCCCCGCCTCCTCCTGCAGAACCAGCCCCCTCTTCATTGACTTCTGCTGGTCAGACCATCGATCGGCGCTGTTCAAGTTTTAATTTTCTCTGGGCGCGACACGCGGAGCTTCTGCTCCGATTCGATGAGGCTCTGGAATATTATCAGAAGGCTCTGGCCTGTGATGGGGAGGCCGATACCATCAGCGAGAAGATTCCCATTCTTCTCCTTCGTTTGGAGCGAACCAATGAGGCTTGTACCTGGTTAGCCCAGTACCTTGAGAATCATGCCGATAAAGTCGGTATGCGTATGCTCTATGCCAAGGTGCTGCAACGACAAGGGAAAACGGCCGAGGCCATGGGCCAATACGAGATCGTTAGTCAACAGAACCCTGAGGATGCGGCCATTTTACTGTTACTCTCCGAGATGTATATCAGTGCGGAGAGGCCGGAGGCTGCTCGGTCATTGTTGGCGCGTGTTTTTGAACGTGAGCCGAATTCTTACCTGGCCCATATCTTGACCGCCCGTATGTACCTGGCAGAGAAAAATATCGATAATGCGGTGCGCCATTATAACAAGGCGTTGGCGCGGAATTGGTCTGCTGAACTGCAGATGGAACTGGGGCAGGCCCTGATCAAGGCAGAACGCTATCGGGAGGCAGCTCGGCTGTATAAGGAGCTGATTAAAAAAGCACCGCACAATGAGCCTGCCTACCTTGCCTTGGTTCAGGTCTATCTGCTCCAAAAAAAGGAAGCTAATGCTTTAGGCGAGTTGTATCGACTCCGTGAAGTTGCTCAAGAGCCACAACGGGTGGAGATCACCATTGCCCGTCTCTATGCCAAACAAAAACGCTATGGGAAAGCGATCCTTTTTCTGAAGCGGGCATTACGTCGTGAAGAACTCTCCGAGGCTCGTTATTTTCTCGCCTTGCTGCAGGTACAACAGGGACAATTGGACACAGCCTTGCAAAACCTGCGTCACATTGAGCCCGGGGATACGGAATATGAAGACGGATTCTTCCTCCAGATTCGTATACTCAGGGAACAGGATGACCTTGGACAGGTCAGAAGACTTCTGAAAAATGCAATAGAGCAGGGGACGATGCACAATAGTGAGCTCTATATCATGCTTGCTGCGCTCTACCAGTTTGAAGAACGCGATGAACTCAGTAAAAAAGTGCTCAGACAAGGAATGAGAGCCTATCCCCGTGACGTGAGTATTCGCTATGAATATGGACTCCTGCTGGAAAATGAAGGGAATCATGAGCGGGCAATGGAGGTTATGCAGGAGGTGATCAAAATTAAGCCTGATCATGCCGCTGCCCTCAATTTTATCGGTTATAGCTGGGCCGAGGCGAATCAGAATTTGGAACAAGCTCTGGGATATATTCTTCGGGCAATTCAACTTAATCCAGATAACGGTTTTATCTACGATTCCCTGGGCTGGGTGTATTATCGACTAGGGGCGTTTGATAAGGCCATTGATGCCCTCAAGAAAGCCCTTGAGCTAACACCGGAAGATGCGCCGATTCATGAACACATTGGCGATGTCTATCAGGAAGGTGGTCAGATAAAAAACGCTTTACAGGCGTATTCTAATGCCCTTTTGTATAGCAAAGAAGAGGATCCGTTGGAAAAAGAGCGGCTGCGCAATAAAATCAACGCACTTCAGGAGCAAGAGTCCAGGTGA
- a CDS encoding ribonuclease HII, whose translation MNQDVLSSLPDPWNLPDTFALERALYDQGFTRVAGVDEAGRGPLAGPVVAGCVIFDPSQDTSIFFDSKTLSARKREQLYAQLLESPACVGVGITDAREIERINILQASLLAMQRAVEDAESQAGSSRVDFLLVDGKFKVPLTLAQLPLVKGESKSASIAAASIVAKVTRDRLMQQAHERYPVYGFNRHQGYPTKAHREALRLHGPCELHRRTFRGVAELLEKAACPAPDQKGLW comes from the coding sequence ATGAATCAAGATGTCTTGTCCTCTCTTCCTGATCCCTGGAATCTCCCCGATACCTTTGCGCTGGAACGAGCTTTGTATGATCAGGGATTTACCCGGGTAGCCGGTGTGGATGAGGCAGGGCGTGGTCCGTTGGCAGGCCCGGTTGTTGCCGGCTGTGTTATTTTTGATCCCTCCCAGGATACCAGCATATTTTTTGATTCCAAAACCCTGAGTGCCCGTAAACGTGAACAGCTCTATGCCCAGCTGCTCGAAAGCCCAGCCTGTGTTGGGGTGGGTATCACTGATGCCCGGGAAATAGAGCGGATCAACATTTTACAGGCCTCATTGCTTGCCATGCAACGTGCCGTCGAAGACGCCGAGTCGCAAGCAGGTTCCTCACGGGTAGATTTTTTGCTGGTTGATGGTAAGTTTAAAGTACCACTGACACTTGCCCAGCTCCCCCTTGTTAAGGGGGAATCAAAAAGTGCCTCCATCGCCGCCGCCTCTATTGTTGCCAAGGTCACCCGTGATAGACTGATGCAACAGGCACATGAACGTTATCCCGTCTACGGGTTTAATCGTCACCAGGGGTATCCGACCAAAGCCCACCGTGAAGCTCTGCGGCTCCATGGCCCTTGTGAACTGCATAGGCGAACATTTCGGGGGGTGGCTGAGTTGCTCGAAAAAGCGGCCTGTCCAGCACCCGATCAAAAGGGGCTCTGGTAA
- the rpsP gene encoding 30S ribosomal protein S16, whose protein sequence is MAVRIRLTRKGRKKQPFYRIVVADSEAPRDGKFLDIVGTYNPMNEPATIDIDNEKLQDWITKGATPSTTVASLIKKQAGAEAAA, encoded by the coding sequence ATGGCAGTTCGTATTCGTTTGACTAGAAAGGGTCGGAAAAAACAACCGTTTTATCGTATAGTCGTTGCTGACAGCGAAGCGCCGCGTGATGGTAAGTTCCTCGACATCGTTGGCACCTACAACCCGATGAACGAGCCGGCAACTATCGATATTGATAACGAAAAACTGCAGGATTGGATCACCAAGGGTGCGACTCCGTCGACCACCGTTGCCAGCCTGATCAAGAAACAGGCAGGAGCTGAAGCTGCTGCGTAA
- the trmD gene encoding tRNA (guanosine(37)-N1)-methyltransferase TrmD, producing the protein MFIDCLTIFPEFFVSPLQEGIVRRALQDGKIEIGVHNIREYATDRHAMTDDRPFGGGEGMVMKPEPLSRCLQAAKKDGLNARVVLLSPVGRQFNQQVAEELADYDQLILVCGRYEGVDERFRHRYVDEEISIGDYVLTGGELAALVVLDAVIRLIPGVLGCGESATNDSFSCGLLKHRQYTRPRVFEEMAVPDVLLSGDHAAVARHRLLESVNLTLQRRPDLLAGMQFTPAERKTLRQAGLLDQVESAIRTLVQEKSHES; encoded by the coding sequence ATGTTCATAGATTGTTTAACCATTTTTCCTGAGTTTTTTGTCTCCCCCTTGCAAGAAGGGATCGTCCGTCGAGCCCTACAGGATGGCAAGATAGAGATCGGAGTACACAATATTCGGGAGTATGCCACCGATCGTCACGCCATGACCGATGATCGCCCCTTTGGCGGCGGCGAAGGAATGGTGATGAAGCCCGAGCCCTTGAGCCGCTGCCTCCAGGCAGCGAAAAAGGACGGACTTAATGCAAGGGTGGTTTTACTGAGCCCAGTGGGACGTCAGTTTAATCAGCAGGTGGCAGAAGAACTGGCTGACTACGATCAACTTATTCTGGTCTGTGGTCGCTATGAAGGGGTAGACGAGCGTTTTCGTCACCGCTATGTCGACGAAGAAATCTCCATTGGAGATTATGTCCTCACCGGCGGTGAGCTGGCAGCGTTGGTCGTGCTTGATGCGGTTATTCGTCTGATCCCAGGAGTGCTTGGTTGCGGTGAATCCGCGACCAACGATAGTTTCAGTTGCGGACTGCTGAAGCATAGGCAGTACACACGACCTCGGGTTTTCGAAGAGATGGCTGTGCCTGATGTTCTTCTCTCCGGTGATCATGCTGCTGTTGCCCGTCATCGTTTGCTTGAATCGGTGAACCTGACACTGCAGAGGCGCCCCGATCTCCTTGCAGGGATGCAGTTTACCCCTGCCGAGCGCAAAACGCTTCGTCAGGCAGGCTTGCTTGACCAGGTGGAGTCAGCTATCAGGACGCTTGTCCAGGAGAAAAGCCATGAAAGTTGA
- a CDS encoding YraN family protein encodes MFWNRKSTDGSKKSGQWGERQALDYLRRCGYTIVTTNYRKRYGEIDIIARHQDLLIFVEVKYRSTMTHGSALEAVDFRKQQRICKVAMAYLQTLQEGECSARFDVIAVYPAAEGKHTDTQARIEHIENAFDFCL; translated from the coding sequence ATGTTCTGGAACAGGAAAAGTACAGATGGTTCAAAAAAATCAGGTCAGTGGGGTGAGCGTCAGGCCTTGGACTACCTCCGTCGCTGTGGCTACACCATTGTCACGACCAACTACCGGAAACGGTACGGTGAAATCGACATAATCGCCCGTCATCAGGACCTGCTGATCTTTGTTGAGGTCAAATACCGGAGTACCATGACGCATGGCTCCGCCCTCGAGGCCGTTGACTTTCGCAAGCAACAACGCATTTGCAAAGTGGCCATGGCCTATCTGCAGACCTTGCAGGAAGGGGAGTGCAGTGCCCGTTTTGATGTCATTGCCGTGTATCCCGCTGCTGAGGGAAAGCATACAGACACGCAAGCCCGTATTGAACATATAGAAAACGCTTTTGATTTTTGCCTCTGA
- the ffh gene encoding signal recognition particle protein — MFENLTDRLESAFKKLRGHGRLTEENIQEAMGEVRRALLEADVNFGVVKEFIAAVTEKAIGREVLSSLSPGQQVVKIVHDELVELLGTTAQPIKLDGPQPVAIMLAGLQGSGKTTTAAKLARQLKANGRKPFLVPADVYRPAAIEQLHVLGEQVGVPVFGSTTEQKPVDIARLAMAEARAGEYDTLILDTAGRLHVDDALMEELQQIARTVPLTEVLFVADAMTGQDAVTVADRFNADLEITGVVLTKMEGDARGGAALSVKKVTGKPIKFVGVGESVDALEVFHPDRAASRILGMGDVLSLIEKAESVVDKKKADKLAKKLQKNTFSLEDFLDQIQQIKKMGSLEQIMGMIPGMNKLKQLKDAPKPDEKELAKTEAIIRSMTLKERRNHRIIDASRRQRIAKGSGTSVAEVNRVLKSYTMMLKMMKNLKGKGVMSGGKRRKLPKGLVR, encoded by the coding sequence ATGTTTGAAAATTTAACCGACCGCCTAGAAAGCGCGTTTAAAAAGCTACGTGGCCACGGCAGACTGACTGAAGAAAATATTCAGGAAGCCATGGGTGAGGTGCGACGAGCGTTGCTCGAGGCGGACGTAAACTTTGGTGTCGTTAAAGAGTTCATTGCCGCTGTCACCGAGAAGGCGATCGGGCGAGAGGTTTTAAGTAGCCTTTCCCCCGGACAGCAGGTGGTGAAAATCGTCCATGACGAGTTGGTTGAGTTGCTGGGGACAACCGCGCAGCCGATTAAACTTGATGGGCCGCAACCTGTTGCCATCATGCTGGCCGGTCTCCAGGGTTCTGGTAAAACCACAACCGCGGCTAAGCTGGCACGTCAGCTCAAGGCAAACGGGCGTAAACCTTTTCTCGTTCCTGCTGACGTCTACCGGCCTGCGGCCATTGAGCAGCTGCATGTGCTCGGTGAGCAGGTCGGCGTGCCGGTCTTTGGCTCGACCACCGAGCAAAAACCGGTTGACATTGCCCGCCTGGCCATGGCAGAAGCCCGAGCCGGTGAGTATGACACGCTCATTCTCGATACGGCTGGTCGACTTCATGTCGATGACGCTCTCATGGAGGAGCTGCAGCAGATTGCGCGAACAGTCCCCCTGACCGAGGTCCTCTTTGTGGCCGATGCCATGACCGGTCAGGATGCGGTTACCGTCGCCGATCGGTTTAATGCAGACCTTGAAATCACCGGTGTCGTCCTCACCAAGATGGAAGGTGACGCCCGTGGTGGTGCCGCCCTGTCGGTGAAAAAAGTTACCGGCAAGCCGATCAAGTTTGTCGGTGTTGGTGAGTCGGTTGATGCCCTTGAGGTATTTCATCCCGACCGTGCCGCCTCCCGTATTTTGGGTATGGGCGATGTCCTCTCGCTGATTGAAAAGGCAGAGTCCGTCGTCGATAAGAAGAAGGCGGACAAACTGGCCAAGAAACTCCAGAAAAATACCTTCTCTCTTGAGGATTTTCTTGACCAGATTCAACAGATCAAAAAGATGGGCAGCCTTGAGCAGATCATGGGGATGATCCCCGGGATGAACAAACTCAAGCAGCTCAAGGATGCGCCCAAGCCCGATGAAAAAGAGCTTGCCAAAACCGAGGCTATCATCCGCTCGATGACGCTTAAGGAACGGCGCAACCACCGCATCATTGATGCCAGTCGTCGGCAACGTATCGCCAAAGGCTCTGGTACCTCGGTCGCTGAAGTCAATCGTGTGTTGAAAAGCTACACCATGATGCTGAAGATGATGAAAAACCTGAAAGGGAAAGGCGTCATGAGCGGCGGAAAACGTCGCAAGCTCCCCAAGGGGCTCGTTCGATAA
- the rplS gene encoding 50S ribosomal protein L19, translating to MNIIDKIDLEQMRFDMPDFRAGDTVKVHIRIVEGSKERVQIFQGVVLKRKRGAMNATFTVRKISHGVGVEKTFALHSPRLEKVEVVTLGRVRRSRLYYLRERRGKAARIRERGII from the coding sequence ATGAATATTATTGATAAGATTGATTTGGAGCAGATGCGTTTTGACATGCCGGATTTTCGTGCCGGTGACACCGTAAAGGTTCACATCCGCATCGTTGAGGGCAGCAAAGAGCGCGTTCAGATTTTCCAGGGCGTGGTTCTTAAACGGAAACGTGGTGCCATGAACGCCACCTTCACTGTTCGTAAAATTTCCCACGGTGTTGGCGTGGAGAAAACTTTTGCACTCCACTCACCGCGTCTTGAGAAGGTAGAGGTTGTTACTCTGGGTCGTGTTCGTCGCTCCCGTCTCTACTATCTCCGTGAGCGTCGTGGTAAAGCCGCACGTATTCGTGAGCGTGGTATCATCTAA
- the pdxA gene encoding 4-hydroxythreonine-4-phosphate dehydrogenase PdxA, translating to MQSATTAPVAITMGCPAGIGPEILCRLFAANPDAVSNSVILGDLGTLQQAAALLGLSLAMVPWTPGEPLIPGTMPVLQVGAPLPLPIVWGRPTLSTGKAMGSYIEKAVELTLSGACSAVTTCPISKKSLQDAGYAYPGHTEMLATLTQSPTVRMMMAGPTLRVVLVTIHVALNQVSELLSQEAIIDCLETTCLSLQKDFGLERPRIAVAALNPHAGEEGMFGDEESRIIVPAMERTQLNAELSGPWPPDTLFHKAASGQYDAVICMYHDQGLIPFKLLHFEDGVNVTLGLPIVRTSVDHGTAYDIAGTNQADPSSLQSALSMVHSIVTNRLNWRQL from the coding sequence ATGCAGTCAGCCACCACCGCCCCTGTTGCCATTACCATGGGATGTCCCGCCGGCATCGGTCCTGAAATCCTTTGCCGTCTTTTTGCCGCAAATCCTGACGCGGTCAGCAACTCGGTCATTCTTGGAGATCTGGGAACATTGCAGCAGGCTGCAGCCCTGCTGGGGCTCTCTCTGGCCATGGTTCCCTGGACGCCAGGAGAACCGTTAATCCCCGGAACCATGCCCGTTCTTCAGGTAGGGGCCCCCCTGCCTTTGCCTATAGTCTGGGGGCGTCCAACCCTGAGCACCGGTAAGGCCATGGGCAGCTATATTGAAAAAGCCGTGGAGCTGACACTCTCAGGCGCCTGTTCCGCGGTGACCACCTGCCCGATCAGTAAAAAAAGTCTGCAGGATGCCGGCTACGCCTACCCGGGGCATACGGAGATGCTGGCCACCCTCACTCAAAGCCCGACCGTACGCATGATGATGGCTGGCCCCACACTGCGTGTGGTTTTAGTGACTATTCATGTGGCGCTCAATCAGGTCAGTGAGCTCCTCAGCCAGGAAGCGATTATTGACTGCTTGGAGACAACCTGTCTTTCCCTGCAAAAGGATTTTGGTCTGGAACGTCCGCGTATCGCGGTTGCGGCACTTAATCCCCACGCCGGTGAAGAGGGGATGTTTGGTGATGAAGAAAGCCGCATTATCGTGCCTGCCATGGAGCGCACCCAACTCAATGCCGAACTCAGTGGGCCCTGGCCCCCGGATACCCTTTTTCATAAGGCCGCTTCGGGCCAGTATGATGCGGTCATCTGCATGTACCACGACCAGGGACTGATTCCCTTTAAATTGCTGCACTTCGAAGATGGGGTCAATGTCACCCTTGGGCTGCCCATTGTCCGTACCTCCGTGGATCACGGAACCGCCTACGATATTGCCGGCACCAATCAGGCCGATCCCAGCAGTCTGCAGTCTGCACTTTCTATGGTCCACTCCATAGTGACAAATCGCCTTAACTGGAGACAGCTATGA
- a CDS encoding KH domain-containing protein gives MKALIEFIAGKLVDQPEKIEVSQQEDDDTITLELRVAQEDLGKVIGKQGRTARAMRAVLAAAVPGEGKRTRLEIVE, from the coding sequence ATGAAAGCGTTGATTGAGTTCATCGCCGGTAAACTGGTCGATCAGCCGGAAAAAATCGAGGTGAGCCAGCAAGAGGATGATGACACCATCACCCTCGAGTTACGGGTCGCCCAGGAAGATCTTGGAAAGGTCATCGGCAAGCAGGGGAGAACCGCACGGGCTATGCGTGCTGTTCTAGCTGCGGCAGTTCCCGGCGAAGGCAAACGCACCCGGCTGGAAATTGTTGAGTAG